One window of the Endomicrobium proavitum genome contains the following:
- a CDS encoding type IV pilin protein, with protein MRKSKGFTLVELIIVIAIIAALFFIAFPVYKNFANRALDSEGESLLVKIDNAQKKYHAKFGVYYDGGEEAKDYDETLGIDARENKNFKTFTITSTGKSYSAQAIGSGRAKDRVLKNSYDRSDK; from the coding sequence ATGCGTAAATCAAAAGGGTTTACACTTGTAGAACTTATAATAGTTATCGCTATAATTGCCGCATTGTTTTTTATAGCGTTTCCCGTTTATAAAAATTTTGCAAACAGAGCGTTAGACAGCGAAGGCGAAAGCCTGCTTGTAAAAATTGATAACGCTCAAAAAAAATATCATGCAAAATTCGGCGTATATTACGACGGCGGCGAAGAAGCAAAAGATTATGACGAAACATTAGGCATAGACGCCAGAGAAAATAAAAATTTTAAAACTTTCACAATTACTTCCACGGGGAAATCTTACTCTGCGCAAGCAATAGGCTCCGGTCGGGCAAAAGACAGAGTTCTAAAAAACAGCTACGACAGAAGCGACAAATAA
- a CDS encoding sodium-translocating pyrophosphatase, which translates to MLSKILSCRKLYAAFALVVAAVSSSFASEADLVIPDLASVSFFGNVIDGKTLLVFGFAICLFGLLFGLYHFIGIKKLPVHKSMKDISELIYETCKTYLITQGKFIIILEILLAAIIIVYFGVLQHFENVKVAVIVLCSVIGILGSYTVAWFGMRINTFANSRTSFASLKGKPFPLFAIPLRAGMSIGMLLISIELTIMLVILLFIPRDFAGACFIGFAIGESLGASVLRIAGGIFTKIADIGSDLMKIVFNIKEDDARNPGVIADCTGDNAGDSVGPTADGFETYGVTGVALITFVVLAVKDPVLQVKLLVWIFVMRLIMLIASSVSYAINSAIAKIKYAKAAKMNFEAPLTSLVWITSIVSVGLTFLVSHFVIGDLGDGSLWWKLSAIISCGTIAGAVIPEIVKIFTSVKSAFVQNVVTSSKHGGASLNILAGLTAGNFSAYWMGLAIIALMTGAYLISNLGLGAIMIAPAVFSFGLVAFGFLGMGPVTIAVDSYGPVTDNAQSVYELSLIEDIKGINKEIEKDYGFKPAFNKSKLLLEENDGAGNTFKATAKPVLIGTAVVGSTTMIFSIIVLLTQGLTQGLEKLSLLHAPFLLGLIAGGAVIYWFTGASNHAVTSGAYKAVEFIKKNIKLGGKAKKASTKDSKAVVEICTKYAQKGMINLFLVIFFTTLAFAFIEPYFFIGYLISIALFGLFQAIFMANAGGAWDNAKKYVEVDLHQKGTELHKATVVGDTVGDPFKDTSSVAMNPIIKFTTLFGLLALELALVLAAKGNLIYILSATSFVIAVVFVVKSFTDLRNRDEEKVAKKK; encoded by the coding sequence ATGCTGAGCAAGATTCTTTCGTGCAGAAAGTTGTATGCGGCATTCGCATTAGTTGTTGCGGCGGTAAGCAGTTCTTTTGCAAGCGAAGCGGATTTGGTTATACCTGATTTGGCATCTGTAAGTTTTTTCGGAAATGTAATTGACGGTAAAACTCTTTTGGTGTTTGGTTTTGCAATTTGTCTTTTCGGACTGCTTTTCGGACTTTATCACTTCATCGGCATTAAAAAACTTCCCGTTCACAAATCTATGAAAGACATCTCGGAACTTATTTACGAAACCTGCAAGACCTATCTTATAACGCAGGGAAAATTCATAATAATTCTTGAAATACTTCTTGCGGCAATTATAATTGTGTATTTCGGCGTTTTGCAGCACTTTGAAAACGTTAAAGTGGCGGTTATAGTTCTTTGCAGCGTTATAGGAATTTTAGGAAGCTACACTGTCGCGTGGTTTGGAATGAGAATTAATACTTTTGCAAATTCCAGAACGTCTTTTGCAAGCTTGAAAGGAAAACCTTTTCCGCTTTTTGCAATTCCGCTTCGCGCGGGCATGAGCATAGGCATGCTTCTTATAAGCATAGAACTTACCATAATGCTTGTAATACTTCTTTTTATCCCCAGAGATTTTGCCGGAGCCTGCTTTATAGGTTTTGCAATAGGAGAATCGCTGGGCGCCTCCGTTTTAAGAATTGCCGGCGGAATATTTACAAAAATAGCAGACATCGGTTCCGACTTAATGAAAATTGTTTTCAACATTAAAGAAGACGATGCAAGAAACCCCGGAGTTATTGCAGACTGCACCGGCGACAACGCGGGAGATTCCGTAGGTCCTACCGCCGACGGTTTTGAAACTTACGGCGTTACCGGAGTTGCTCTTATTACTTTCGTAGTGCTTGCCGTAAAAGACCCTGTTTTACAGGTTAAACTTTTAGTTTGGATTTTTGTAATGCGTTTGATAATGCTTATAGCAAGCTCTGTTTCTTACGCTATTAACTCCGCAATTGCAAAAATAAAATACGCGAAAGCCGCAAAAATGAACTTTGAAGCTCCTCTTACTTCTCTTGTTTGGATAACTTCAATAGTTTCGGTAGGTCTTACTTTCCTCGTATCGCACTTTGTTATCGGCGACCTTGGCGACGGAAGTTTGTGGTGGAAACTTTCGGCAATTATAAGCTGCGGAACAATCGCCGGAGCCGTAATACCTGAAATTGTAAAAATATTTACTTCAGTTAAAAGCGCGTTTGTGCAAAACGTTGTAACTTCTTCAAAGCACGGCGGCGCGTCGCTTAATATTCTTGCGGGTCTTACCGCGGGAAATTTCAGCGCGTACTGGATGGGGCTTGCAATTATTGCTTTAATGACGGGCGCTTATTTAATAAGCAATCTTGGGCTTGGCGCCATAATGATAGCGCCTGCGGTATTTTCGTTCGGTCTTGTTGCGTTCGGATTTTTAGGAATGGGGCCTGTTACCATTGCCGTTGATTCTTACGGACCTGTTACCGATAACGCGCAGTCCGTTTACGAACTTTCTCTTATTGAAGATATAAAAGGGATTAATAAAGAAATAGAAAAAGATTACGGTTTTAAACCGGCGTTTAATAAATCTAAACTTTTGCTTGAAGAAAACGACGGAGCCGGCAATACGTTTAAAGCTACGGCAAAACCGGTTTTGATAGGAACTGCCGTCGTAGGTTCTACTACCATGATATTTTCTATCATCGTTCTTCTAACGCAGGGTTTAACGCAGGGGCTTGAAAAACTTTCGCTGCTTCACGCGCCTTTCCTTTTGGGCTTAATAGCAGGCGGAGCCGTAATTTACTGGTTTACCGGCGCGTCTAACCACGCGGTTACAAGCGGAGCTTACAAGGCCGTAGAGTTTATTAAGAAAAATATTAAACTCGGCGGGAAAGCTAAAAAAGCTTCCACGAAAGATTCTAAAGCGGTTGTGGAAATCTGCACGAAATATGCGCAAAAAGGAATGATAAATTTGTTTCTTGTAATATTTTTTACAACTTTAGCTTTTGCGTTTATTGAGCCTTACTTCTTTATAGGTTATCTTATTTCAATAGCGCTGTTCGGACTTTTTCAGGCGATATTTATGGCGAACGCCGGCGGAGCTTGGGATAACGCGAAGAAGTATGTTGAAGTAGATTTGCATCAGAAAGGAACGGAACTTCACAAAGCAACGGTTGTAGGCGACACTGTCGGAGATCCGTTTAAAGACACGTCTTCGGTTGCCATGAACCCTATAATTAAATTCACAACGCTTTTCGGGCTTTTGGCGCTTGAACTTGCTTTGGTGCTTGCCGCTAAAGGAAACCTCATTTACATTTTGTCCGCAACGTCTTTTGTTATAGCCGTTGTGTTTGTAGTGAAATCTTTTACGGACTTACGCAACAGGGACGAAGAGAAAGTTGCTAAAAAGAAATAA
- a CDS encoding polysaccharide deacetylase family protein, with product MKKFIILVLLFLASVSFAQNRIFYAAGSSGKKKVALTFDDGPGAITKDVLEILKNKNVKATFFMLGINAAQFPATAKLIKEQGHEIANHTWAHVNFYAYKSAYVKTYYLPYFNKKNYFDFYPQRIREEISGNKKYKIEEELLSSQKAIQSATGVKPFLVRYPHGYAKPDAIEVARKNGYYVINWTFGCDWHQNMTAEEMHNGYKQAIRNGAIFLMHDGSKNRRILSFLDQFIDEIKEQGYEIVTISELLELKPKEQ from the coding sequence ATGAAAAAATTTATAATTTTAGTTCTTTTGTTTTTAGCTTCGGTTTCTTTTGCCCAAAACAGAATTTTTTATGCCGCCGGCTCTTCCGGCAAAAAAAAAGTTGCCTTGACTTTTGACGACGGTCCGGGCGCAATTACAAAAGACGTTTTGGAAATTCTAAAAAACAAAAATGTTAAAGCAACGTTTTTTATGCTTGGAATAAATGCAGCGCAGTTTCCGGCTACGGCAAAACTTATAAAAGAACAAGGGCACGAAATTGCAAACCACACATGGGCGCATGTAAATTTTTACGCGTATAAGTCCGCATATGTAAAAACTTATTACTTGCCGTATTTCAACAAAAAAAATTATTTTGATTTTTATCCGCAACGCATTAGAGAAGAAATAAGCGGAAATAAAAAATATAAGATAGAAGAAGAGTTATTAAGCTCGCAAAAAGCAATACAGTCCGCTACGGGCGTAAAACCGTTTTTAGTCCGCTATCCTCACGGATACGCAAAACCGGACGCAATTGAAGTTGCAAGAAAAAACGGTTATTATGTTATCAATTGGACTTTCGGCTGCGACTGGCATCAAAACATGACTGCCGAAGAAATGCACAACGGTTATAAACAGGCAATTAGAAACGGCGCAATATTTTTAATGCACGACGGCTCAAAAAACAGAAGAATTCTTTCTTTTCTTGACCAATTTATAGACGAAATAAAAGAGCAGGGCTACGAAATTGTAACGATAAGCGAGCTTTTGGAACTAAAGCCAAAGGAGCAATAA
- a CDS encoding diacylglycerol/polyprenol kinase family protein — protein MVSVPKDELKRKGFHLLSLIYVFGYWYFDKNYIILGLAAAIAVVAIFEILRFNIPSFNEYFCNNYKGFYRPEEAQKISGLIGTLSGALFTILIFDLWLGAPRTMVFASFLYLSFGDAAAALVGKTIGKHKSFAGKSVEGSIACLIACFIAGLFIFNWKFALAGAVIATVVEAIPWKISDNFWMQIVNAGLLILLAHALPWTCAVL, from the coding sequence ATGGTTAGCGTTCCAAAAGACGAATTAAAAAGAAAAGGGTTTCATTTATTATCGTTAATTTATGTTTTCGGATATTGGTATTTTGACAAAAACTATATAATTTTAGGGCTTGCCGCGGCAATTGCCGTTGTGGCGATTTTTGAAATTTTAAGATTTAACATTCCTTCTTTTAACGAATATTTTTGCAACAATTATAAAGGTTTTTACAGACCCGAGGAAGCTCAAAAAATAAGCGGCTTAATAGGCACTTTAAGCGGAGCTCTTTTTACAATTTTAATTTTTGACCTTTGGCTTGGCGCGCCGCGCACAATGGTTTTTGCAAGTTTCCTATATCTTTCTTTCGGAGATGCGGCGGCGGCATTAGTCGGCAAAACCATAGGCAAACATAAAAGTTTCGCTGGTAAAAGCGTTGAAGGAAGCATTGCTTGTTTAATAGCATGCTTTATTGCGGGACTTTTTATTTTTAACTGGAAATTTGCTTTAGCCGGAGCGGTTATAGCTACCGTTGTGGAAGCCATACCGTGGAAAATAAGCGACAACTTTTGGATGCAAATTGTTAACGCCGGTCTTTTAATTTTGCTTGCGCATGCGCTGCCTTGGACATGCGCCGTATTATAG